One Triticum dicoccoides isolate Atlit2015 ecotype Zavitan chromosome 5B, WEW_v2.0, whole genome shotgun sequence genomic window carries:
- the LOC119309475 gene encoding photosystem I chlorophyll a/b-binding protein 6, chloroplastic-like — MATPLPTGSFAACSLQPSIRALHAPKPPLQNAAAAACAAVRRGCGHRTGATKSSLSTVCEPLGPDRPVWFPGTAPPPWLDGSLPGDFGFDPLGFGSEPESLRWFAQAELMHGRWAMLAAAGILVPEILHKWGFMEEFSWYTAGEREYFADPLTLFVTQVALMGWVEGRRWMDYLNPGSVDIEPRFPNRKNPTPDVGYPGGLWFDWGNWGRGSPEPVMVLRTKEIKNGRLAMLAFVGFWFQAVYTGQGPLDNLSAHLADPGHCNIFSAFTSH, encoded by the exons ATGGCGACTCCTCTGCCCACTGGCTCATTCGCAGCATGCAGCCTCCAACCAAG TATCCGGGCGCTGCATGCACCGAAGCCGCCGCTGCAGAATGCTGCTGCGGCAGCGTGCGCTGCCGTCCGTCGGGGCTGCGGCCACCGTACTGGCGCGACCAAGAGCAGCCTGTCCACGGTGTGCGAGCCGCTGGGGCCCGACCGGCCCGTCTGGTTCCCCGGCACCGCTCCTCCGCCGTGGCTCGACGGCAG CCTTCCGGGAGACTTCGGATTTGATCCTCTCGGATTCGGATCGGAGCCGGAGTCGCTGCGGTGGTTCGCGCAGGCGGAGCTGATGCACGGCCGGTGGGCGATGCTGGCGGCGGCCGGGATCCTGGTCCCGGAGATCCTGCACAAGTGGGGCTTCATGGAGGAGttctcctggtacaccgccggcgaGCGCGAGTACTTCGCGGACCCTTTGACGCTCTTCGTCACCCAGGTGGCGCTCATGGGGTGGGTGGAGGGCCGGCGGTGGATGGACTACCTCAACCCGGGGTCCGTCGACATCGAGCCGCGGTTCCCCAACCGCAAGAACCCCACCCCGGACGTGGGGTACCCGGGGGGCCTGTGGTTCGACTGGGGCAACTGGGGCCGCGGCTCGCCGGAGCCCGTCATGGTGCTCCGCACCAAGGAGATCAAGAACGGCCGCCTCGCCATGCTCGCCTTCGTCGGCTTCTGGTTCCAGGCCGTCTACACCGGCCAGGGCCCCCTCGACAACCTCTCCGCGCACCTCGCCGACCCCGGCCACTGCAACATCTTCTCG GCATTCACTTCCCACTGA
- the LOC119309474 gene encoding probable polygalacturonase: MAEIAVGVSSPRASVAAAAAAAAVLASAGPAVLSSPRAALSRGTHQFHHRRWAPPTISPSYRAYLVALWLVGFVLVFLWQNTSMGRLRLYNRPPMPKRAPSAAASMGQWVASPPVYDLKEFGGIGDGRTLNTAAFEAAVAAISERGGGRLTVPAGRWLTAPFNLTSHMTLFLAAGAEILGVQDERYWPLMSPLPSYGYGREHKGPRYGSLIHGQDLKDVIITGHNGTINGQGQSWWIKFRKKLLNHTRGPLVQLMRSSNITISDITLRDSPFWTLHLYDCKDVTVSGTTILAPIAGAPNTDGIDPDSCENVMIENCYISVGDDGVAIKSGWDQYGIAYGRPSTNITIRNVIIRSMVSAGVSIGSEMSGGVSNVLVENVHIWSSRRGVRIKTAPGRGAYVNNIVYRNITLENVRVGIVIKTDYNEHPDERFDPKAVPVVGNISYTSIHGQRVRVPVRIQGSAEIPVRNVTFHDMSVGILDKKHHVFQCSFVQGQVIGYVFPVPCKNLDLYNERREMVKQSTLQNISDIDYSF, encoded by the exons ATGGCGGAGATCGCCGTCGGCGTCTCCTCCCCGCGCGCCTCcgtcgcggccgccgccgccgcagcggcGGTGCTGGCCTCCGCCGGCCCGGCGGTGCTGTCCTCCCCGCGCGCCGCGCTAAGCCGGGGCACGCACCAGTTCCACCACCGGCGGTGGGCGCCGCCGACGATCTCGCCGTCCTACAGGGCGTACCTGGTCGCGCTCTGGCTCGTCGGCTTCGTGCTCGTCTTCCTGTGGCAGAACACCTCCATGGGCCGCCTGCGGCTCTACAACCGGCCGCCCATGCCCAAGCGCGCGCCGTCTGCCGCTGCATCGATGGGCCAGTGGGTGGCCTCGCCGCCGGTGTACGACTTGAAGGAGTTTGGGGGCATCGGGGACGGGCGCACGCTCAACACGGCTGCCTTCGAGGCCGCAGTGGCAGCCATCTCGGAGAGGGGCGGCGGGAGGCTCACCGTGCCTGCCGGCCGGTGGCTCACCGCGCCGTTTAACCTCACCAGCCACATGACGCTCTTCCTCGCTGCTGGCGCTGAGATCCTCGGGGTCCAG GATGAAAGATACTGGCCATTGATGTCTCCATTACCATCATATGGATATGGAAGAGAGCACAAGGGACCTCGATATGGGAGTCTCATACATGGTCAAGACCTGAAGGATGTGATTATAACCG GTCATAATGGCACTATAAATGGGCAAGGCCAAAGTTGGTGGATCAAATTTCGCAAGAAACTCCTCAATCACACCAGGGGTCCTCTTGTTCAGCTCATGCGGTCAAGTAACATTACTATTTCTGACATCACATTACGTGATTCTCCCTTCTGGACACTTCATCTATATGACTGCAAGGATGTCACAGTCTCGGGAACTACTATTCTGGCTCCAATTGCTGGGGCTCCAAACACCGATGGGATAGATCCAG ATTCTTGTGAGAATGTGATGATTGAAAATTGCTATATTTCTGTTGGTGATGACGGGGTAGCTATAAAGAGTGGTTGGGATCAATATGGAATTGCTTATGGGCGTCCGTCTACTAACATCACTATTCGCAATGTCATAATCCGCTCCATGGTCAG TGCTGGCGTGTCTATAGGAAGCGAGATGTCTGGTGGTGTCTCAAACGTTTTGGTAGAGAACGTCCACATTTGGAGTTCGCGGCGAGGTGTGAGGATAAAGACTGCCCCTGGAAGAGGGGCCTATGTAAACAACATCGTCTACAGAAACATAACCCTAGAAAATGTCCGTGTTGGCATCGTGATAAAGACCGACTATAATGAACACCCAGATGAACGGTTTGACCCGAAGGCAGTTCCCGTTGTCGGCAACATCTCGTATACGTCAATCCATGGGCAAAGGGTGCGGGTACCCGTCAGGATACAAGGGAGCGCAGAGATCCCCGTGAGGAATGTTACTTTCCATGATATGTCGGTTGGCATACTTGACAAGAAGCACCATGTTTTCCAGTGCTCCTTCGTCCAGGGGCAGGTCATCGGCTATGTTTTCCCTGTGCCCTGCAAGAACCTGGACCTGTACAATGAGCGGCGCGAGATGGTTAAACAATCGACACTGCAGAACATTTCAGATATCGACTACAGTTTCTGA